From one bacterium genomic stretch:
- the rplS gene encoding 50S ribosomal protein L19, with protein MNVIDRIEREGMRKDIPDVEAGDTVRVHVKIVEGDKERIQVFEGIVMGRSGGGLRETFRVRKISYGIGVERIFPIHSPRVEQIEIKKKGRVRRAKLYYLRDRKGKAAQVK; from the coding sequence ATGAATGTCATCGATCGGATTGAGCGCGAGGGAATGCGGAAGGACATCCCGGATGTTGAGGCCGGGGATACGGTTCGCGTTCACGTCAAGATTGTCGAAGGCGACAAGGAGAGAATCCAGGTGTTCGAGGGAATCGTGATGGGCCGCAGTGGCGGCGGGCTCCGGGAGACGTTCCGCGTCCGGAAGATTTCCTACGGCATCGGCGTGGAGCGCATTTTCCCCATTCACTCTCCCCGGGTTGAACAGATCGAGATCAAAAAGAAGGGAAGGGTGCGCCGCGCGAAGCTCTACTACCTCCGCGACCGCAAGGGTAAGGCCGCCCAGGTCAAGGA
- a CDS encoding RNA methyltransferase, which yields MGRVYIGLLHHPVLDRAGRVVTSSMTGLDLHDLARAGRTYGVGGLFVVHPSAPQRRFAQRVLDHFLGEDRLEIHPNRAEALEMVEVVPDIGHVLEAIERREGVRPLLVGTSAREREGALGYADFRRTLLGGAAPVLILFGTSWGLAPEIAGRADHWLAPIRGEIETGFNHLSVRSAAAIVLDRLLGAPEGGAR from the coding sequence TTGGGCCGGGTCTACATCGGGCTTCTCCATCATCCTGTGCTGGATCGGGCGGGGCGGGTCGTCACCTCCTCGATGACGGGGCTCGATCTGCACGATCTGGCGCGGGCGGGCCGCACCTATGGTGTTGGCGGTCTGTTTGTGGTACACCCGTCGGCGCCTCAAAGGCGCTTCGCCCAAAGGGTGCTGGACCATTTTCTGGGCGAGGACCGCTTGGAGATTCATCCGAACCGGGCAGAAGCCCTTGAAATGGTTGAGGTTGTGCCGGACATCGGCCATGTCCTCGAAGCCATCGAGCGGCGCGAGGGGGTGCGCCCCCTTTTGGTGGGTACCTCGGCCCGGGAGCGCGAGGGGGCGCTCGGATATGCGGATTTCCGGCGTACCCTCCTCGGCGGGGCGGCGCCGGTCCTGATTTTGTTCGGAACCAGCTGGGGCTTGGCCCCGGAGATCGCCGGGCGGGCGGATCATTGGCTGGCGCCCATCCGGGGAGAGATCGAAACGGGTTTTAATCATTTGTCGGTCCGGTCGGCGGCGGCGATTGTGCTCGATCGGCTACTGGGTGCGCCCGAAGGCGGCGCGCGGTGA
- the trmD gene encoding tRNA (guanosine(37)-N1)-methyltransferase TrmD, with product MRIDLLTVLPRIIEGVFEAGVIGRAIAGGRIRWRVWNLRDFAEGSYRQTDDAPYGGGAGMVMKPEPIARAVAAISAEEGGGAKPWRVLLSPQGKRLDQRGVEALAARPWLLLICGRYEGVDERVCEKYVDEEISIGDYVLTGGELPAMVLADAVCRLVPGVLGSADSAAEDSFTTGLLDHPHYTRPPEFEGMGVPEVLLSGNHEEIRKWRRRKALERTLVRRQDLLERAELTEEEKRHLRSMR from the coding sequence ATGCGAATTGACCTCCTGACGGTTCTTCCCCGGATCATTGAGGGCGTTTTCGAGGCGGGGGTGATCGGCCGGGCCATCGCCGGTGGGCGCATCCGGTGGCGCGTCTGGAACCTGCGGGATTTCGCCGAGGGCAGCTACCGCCAGACGGACGACGCCCCCTATGGCGGCGGCGCCGGCATGGTGATGAAGCCCGAGCCCATCGCCCGGGCCGTTGCGGCGATCTCGGCCGAAGAGGGCGGCGGCGCGAAGCCCTGGCGGGTGCTTCTCTCGCCGCAGGGCAAGCGGCTCGATCAGCGGGGAGTCGAGGCGCTCGCCGCGCGGCCTTGGCTTCTGCTCATCTGCGGCCGCTACGAGGGGGTGGATGAGCGGGTCTGCGAGAAATACGTGGACGAGGAGATCTCGATCGGCGATTACGTCCTGACCGGTGGGGAGCTTCCCGCCATGGTGCTGGCCGACGCGGTGTGCCGGCTGGTGCCGGGAGTTCTGGGGAGCGCGGATTCGGCGGCCGAGGACAGCTTCACGACGGGGCTGCTCGATCATCCGCACTACACGCGGCCGCCCGAGTTCGAGGGGATGGGCGTGCCGGAGGTTCTCCTCTCGGGGAATCATGAGGAGATTCGGAAGTGGCGCCGCCGGAAGGCCCTCGAGCGCACTCTTGTGCGGCGCCAGGACCTCCTCGAGCGGGCGGAGCTGACCGAGGAAGAAAAACGACATCTTCGCTCGATGAGGTAG
- the rimM gene encoding ribosome maturation factor RimM (Essential for efficient processing of 16S rRNA) → MPDRVAVGEASRPQGGRGAIRVKPWMERFKDYESLREVFLLSDPERRFAIESVHQAGKGAIIWKFAGVDSVEEAERLRGAVFTAERAALPGPEEGVYFWEDFEGRDVVDEAGNLIGRVEDMFGTRGNDVLVLRSPEGEEILIPALREVFIGQEADRWVVRLPEVLDAEDKAGEENAN, encoded by the coding sequence GTGCCGGATCGCGTGGCGGTGGGCGAAGCCTCCCGGCCGCAGGGGGGGCGGGGCGCCATCCGCGTTAAGCCGTGGATGGAGCGTTTCAAGGACTACGAATCCCTTCGCGAGGTTTTCCTGCTGAGCGATCCGGAGCGCCGCTTCGCAATCGAAAGTGTCCATCAGGCCGGAAAAGGCGCCATCATCTGGAAGTTCGCCGGCGTGGACAGCGTCGAGGAGGCCGAACGGCTGCGCGGGGCGGTGTTTACGGCCGAGCGCGCGGCCCTTCCGGGCCCCGAGGAGGGGGTCTACTTCTGGGAGGATTTCGAGGGCCGCGATGTCGTTGACGAGGCCGGGAATCTCATCGGCCGGGTCGAGGACATGTTCGGGACCAGGGGGAACGATGTTCTCGTGCTCCGCTCCCCGGAGGGGGAGGAGATATTGATTCCCGCCCTCCGGGAGGTGTTCATCGGGCAGGAGGCGGATCGGTGGGTGGTCCGGCTCCCCGAGGTGTTGGACGCGGAGGACAAGGCGGGGGAAGAGAATGCGAATTGA
- the rpsP gene encoding 30S ribosomal protein S16, producing MAVKIRLARGGMKKAARYRVVVQDERMPRDGRFIDQIGRYDPSQDPALIEIDAEKAKEWMGKGAKPSYTVRSLFAKVGIEGG from the coding sequence TTGGCTGTGAAAATCCGACTGGCTCGGGGCGGCATGAAAAAGGCCGCCCGCTACCGTGTCGTCGTCCAGGACGAACGGATGCCCCGCGACGGGCGCTTTATCGACCAGATCGGGCGCTATGATCCTTCCCAGGATCCGGCCCTGATTGAGATCGACGCAGAGAAGGCGAAAGAGTGGATGGGCAAGGGCGCCAAGCCCTCCTACACGGTCCGGAGCCTGTTCGCCAAAGTCGGCATCGAAGGCGGATAG
- the ffh gene encoding signal recognition particle protein — protein sequence MFDGLKDRLGRIFQDLRGKGALGEKEVDAALREIRFALLEADVHFRVAKKFIGQVHEKLMDAPRAAHLDPSQQVVKVVQEELTALMGGKAAPLERAAQGPTIWMLVGLQGSGKTTTAGKLALRLRKKGVRVLLVPADVARPAAIAQLKRLAEQAGVDAFDSEGKSDPVAIVGEAIERARREHYDYCIVDTAGRMHADDALMDELRRMKEAARPHETLLVADAMTGQDAVNLGQRFSEAVGLSGVILTKVDGDARGGGALSLRETTGLPLKLVGVGEKLEALEEFHPERMASRILGMGDVLSLIEKAEAAMAPEAAEAAAKEIARGELTLDTFRDQILQMRKMGPMSDILAMIPGLGAKLKGAEVDEKGLSQTVAIIDSMTLKERRRPAIIKGSRRRRIAAGSGTQVQDVNRLLKQFTQMQKLMRGFSKGGKRDQMRKIRQMLHQ from the coding sequence ATGTTCGATGGCTTGAAGGATCGCCTGGGCCGGATTTTTCAGGATCTTCGCGGGAAAGGTGCCCTCGGCGAAAAGGAAGTGGACGCCGCGTTGCGGGAGATTCGTTTCGCCCTGCTCGAGGCGGATGTCCATTTCCGCGTCGCCAAGAAATTCATCGGCCAGGTCCACGAGAAGCTGATGGACGCCCCCCGGGCGGCCCATCTCGACCCCTCCCAGCAAGTGGTGAAGGTAGTCCAGGAAGAGCTTACCGCCCTCATGGGGGGGAAGGCCGCCCCGCTTGAGCGGGCGGCCCAGGGACCGACGATCTGGATGCTGGTGGGCCTCCAGGGCTCAGGGAAGACGACAACCGCGGGAAAGCTTGCCCTTCGCCTCCGGAAAAAGGGAGTCCGCGTCCTCCTCGTTCCGGCGGATGTGGCCCGCCCGGCGGCCATCGCCCAGTTGAAGCGCCTGGCCGAGCAGGCGGGGGTGGATGCCTTCGATTCGGAGGGAAAGTCCGATCCGGTCGCGATCGTCGGGGAGGCGATCGAACGGGCCCGCCGCGAGCACTACGACTACTGCATCGTGGACACCGCGGGCCGGATGCACGCCGACGATGCGCTGATGGACGAGCTTCGGCGCATGAAAGAGGCGGCCCGGCCGCATGAGACGCTGCTCGTGGCCGACGCCATGACGGGGCAGGACGCCGTAAATCTGGGCCAGCGCTTCTCGGAGGCGGTCGGCCTGAGCGGGGTGATCCTCACCAAGGTGGACGGCGACGCGCGGGGCGGCGGCGCCCTTTCACTCCGGGAGACGACGGGCCTTCCCCTCAAGTTGGTCGGGGTGGGGGAGAAGCTCGAGGCGCTCGAGGAGTTTCACCCCGAGCGGATGGCCTCGCGGATTCTCGGCATGGGAGATGTTCTCTCCCTCATCGAGAAGGCCGAAGCGGCGATGGCGCCCGAGGCCGCCGAGGCGGCGGCGAAGGAGATCGCCCGCGGCGAACTGACGCTCGATACCTTCCGCGATCAGATTCTGCAAATGCGGAAGATGGGTCCGATGAGCGATATCCTGGCCATGATTCCCGGGCTGGGCGCGAAGCTCAAGGGGGCGGAGGTGGACGAGAAGGGGCTGAGCCAGACGGTGGCCATCATCGATTCGATGACCCTGAAAGAGCGGCGGCGGCCGGCGATCATCAAGGGAAGCCGCAGACGCCGCATCGCGGCGGGAAGTGGAACCCAGGTGCAGGACGTGAATCGCCTCCTGAAGCAGTTCACCCAGATGCAAAAGCTGATGCGCGGTTTCTCCAAGGGCGGGAAGCGGGATCAAATGCGCAAGATTCGTCAAATGCTTCATCAATGA